In Blastopirellula sediminis, the following proteins share a genomic window:
- a CDS encoding DUF2617 family protein gives MTGRYATYNWSVEPITDWFESRHFHPQEASRVLSIRPKVAELVFQLYSRSLHPELFEIYKSRTIQRGGYTLKLDITSVGHIITWRYEGMTLTEVCASAHQPLPQRRRVIAYQLKGRRVDKLDCHGGVGYKAEFELEPVTTKLFRMCQRELSYDPKQGLVHQFDSSGRMNFGALSYINAETRSRSAFIQAFHTFPDDNVIVKTESYFQLP, from the coding sequence GTGACCGGTCGATACGCAACGTATAATTGGAGCGTCGAGCCGATCACCGATTGGTTCGAGAGCCGGCACTTTCACCCACAGGAAGCTTCCCGCGTGCTATCGATTCGTCCCAAAGTCGCTGAGTTGGTTTTCCAACTCTACAGTCGTTCGCTCCACCCGGAGTTGTTCGAGATCTACAAGTCTCGAACGATCCAGCGCGGCGGCTACACTTTGAAACTCGATATCACAAGCGTCGGCCACATCATCACATGGCGCTACGAAGGGATGACGCTGACCGAAGTTTGTGCGAGCGCCCATCAGCCGCTCCCGCAACGTCGTCGCGTGATCGCTTATCAGCTCAAAGGACGTCGCGTCGACAAACTCGATTGCCACGGCGGCGTCGGCTATAAGGCGGAGTTTGAGCTCGAACCGGTCACCACCAAGCTCTTCCGGATGTGCCAACGCGAACTGTCGTACGACCCGAAGCAAGGACTCGTCCACCAGTTTGACTCGAGCGGCCGGATGAACTTCGGCGCCCTCAGCTACATCAACGCCGAAACCCGCAGCCGCAGCGCCTTCATCCAGGCCTTCCACACGTTCCCAGACGACAACGTGATCGTCAAAACGGAATCGTACTTCCAACTGCCGTAG
- a CDS encoding CPBP family intramembrane glutamic endopeptidase, with product MPDAEPAPPSSGYFAESARPLVSLAFVVPMLVVYEVGVFALGPQAIRNGVDVWLRELLIVLGFGQYFLLPLLTCGCLLAWHHLKEQPWKISPGVLPLMLLESAALGLILLGLAHWQAALLKAEIAAEGSSVLPSETIRQMIAYFGAGIYEELLFRLMLIPALWQVAIWLGTPKMAATAIAIVGSSLIFSAAHYDFFTSAGEAFQWYSFLFRCSAGLIFGVLFSFRGFGIAAGTHALYDVFVALA from the coding sequence ATGCCCGACGCCGAACCTGCACCGCCCTCCTCCGGCTACTTCGCCGAGTCCGCCCGGCCGCTTGTGAGCCTGGCGTTCGTCGTGCCGATGCTGGTGGTCTACGAGGTCGGCGTGTTCGCACTCGGTCCGCAAGCGATTCGTAACGGCGTCGACGTCTGGCTCCGCGAACTGCTGATCGTGCTCGGCTTTGGTCAATACTTTTTGCTGCCGCTGTTGACCTGCGGTTGCCTGCTGGCCTGGCATCACCTGAAAGAACAGCCCTGGAAGATTTCGCCGGGGGTGTTGCCGCTGATGCTGCTTGAATCGGCGGCGCTCGGCCTGATCTTGTTGGGACTGGCGCATTGGCAAGCCGCGCTGTTGAAAGCGGAGATCGCGGCCGAGGGAAGTTCCGTTCTGCCCAGCGAAACGATCCGCCAAATGATTGCGTATTTCGGCGCCGGGATCTATGAAGAACTTCTGTTCCGCTTGATGTTGATTCCGGCGTTGTGGCAAGTCGCCATTTGGCTCGGAACGCCCAAGATGGCCGCGACCGCAATTGCGATCGTCGGTTCCAGCTTGATTTTTTCGGCCGCTCACTATGACTTTTTTACGTCCGCTGGTGAGGCGTTTCAGTGGTATAGTTTTCTATTCCGTTGTTCGGCCGGCTTGATCTTCGGCGTTCTGTTTAGCTTCCGCGGGTTCGGCATCGCGGCCGGTACGCACGCGCTCTACGACGTCTTTGTGGCGCTTGCTTAA
- a CDS encoding endonuclease III domain-containing protein: MSISLLDVYERLLAHYGHQSWWPGDSPLEIMVGAILTQNTSWKNVEKAIVNLKEEGLFDPFKLQETPLEELAEIIRPAGYYRLKAKRLQNLMRYVVEVHHGDLDAMFACSVHSLREDLLALNGIGPETADAILLYAGNLPSFVVDTYTARVLKRHGWIDQEADYHQIQDLFVSQLPEDVALFNEYHALLVRVGNAHCRKTPKCESCPLCDLLPPGGIEEGF, encoded by the coding sequence ATGTCGATATCATTGTTGGACGTCTACGAACGGCTGCTCGCCCATTACGGCCATCAATCTTGGTGGCCGGGGGACTCGCCGCTGGAAATCATGGTTGGCGCCATTTTGACGCAAAATACGTCGTGGAAAAACGTCGAAAAAGCGATCGTCAATCTGAAAGAGGAGGGATTGTTCGATCCCTTCAAGCTGCAGGAGACGCCGCTCGAGGAATTGGCCGAAATCATTCGCCCGGCCGGCTATTATCGCCTGAAAGCGAAGCGACTGCAGAACCTGATGCGGTATGTCGTAGAGGTGCATCACGGCGATCTCGATGCGATGTTCGCCTGCAGCGTCCATTCGCTGCGAGAAGACCTGCTGGCGCTCAACGGCATCGGTCCCGAGACGGCCGACGCGATCTTGCTGTACGCCGGGAACTTGCCGTCGTTCGTCGTCGACACCTATACGGCGCGGGTCCTCAAGCGGCATGGCTGGATCGACCAGGAAGCGGACTATCACCAGATCCAGGACCTGTTCGTGAGTCAGCTGCCGGAAGATGTGGCGCTGTTCAATGAGTACCACGCGCTGCTTGTGCGCGTCGGCAATGCGCACTGTCGCAAGACGCCGAAGTGCGAGTCGTGCCCGCTGTGCGATCTGTTGCCGCCGGGTGGGATTGAGGAAGGGTTTTAG
- the lpxB gene encoding lipid-A-disaccharide synthase, translating to MKIFFSVGEPSGDLHGANLIRALKARRSDLELVGYGGPKMAEAGCQLHADLTKLAIMWFLRVFLNLHRFIGLMLQANRYFRESRPDAVVLIDYPGFNWWIAGRAKAHGIPVFYYGTPQLWAWGGWRVQKMRKFVDHVLCKLPFEEEWYRQRDCNATFVGHPYFDQLRQHRLHDGFLADQREKAGKLVVILPGSRSQEVAANLPPFLETAKKIADQVPDVRFAVAAYNENQAAYAFERIIASGLDIEVQVDRTPELIHSAHCCLACSGSVSLELLYHEKPTVIHYKISPFALWVQSFFRKVRYITLVNILSTDQPFYDEEYYTYDPDALNAEQVLFPEYLTCEDRTGDMATRIANWLQDDPAYAARVQELHKLREKVAGGGASVRGAEYILSKLAGESVVATKRAA from the coding sequence ATGAAGATCTTTTTCAGCGTCGGCGAGCCTAGCGGCGACTTGCATGGAGCGAACTTGATTCGCGCCTTGAAAGCGCGGCGAAGCGACTTGGAGCTGGTCGGTTACGGCGGTCCCAAGATGGCCGAAGCCGGCTGCCAACTGCACGCTGACCTGACCAAGCTGGCGATCATGTGGTTTCTGCGGGTCTTCCTGAACCTGCATCGCTTTATCGGTTTGATGCTGCAAGCGAATCGCTACTTCCGCGAGTCGCGCCCTGACGCCGTCGTCTTGATCGACTATCCCGGTTTCAATTGGTGGATCGCCGGTCGCGCCAAAGCGCACGGCATTCCCGTCTTCTACTACGGCACGCCGCAGCTCTGGGCTTGGGGCGGGTGGCGCGTGCAAAAGATGCGCAAGTTCGTCGATCACGTCCTTTGCAAGCTGCCGTTTGAAGAAGAGTGGTATCGCCAGCGCGATTGCAACGCCACCTTCGTCGGGCATCCCTACTTCGATCAACTTCGTCAGCATCGGTTGCATGACGGCTTCCTCGCCGATCAGCGCGAAAAAGCGGGCAAGCTGGTCGTCATCCTCCCCGGTTCACGTTCGCAGGAAGTCGCCGCCAATCTGCCGCCGTTCCTCGAAACGGCCAAGAAGATCGCCGACCAGGTTCCCGACGTCCGCTTCGCCGTCGCCGCCTACAACGAAAACCAGGCCGCCTACGCCTTCGAACGGATCATCGCCTCGGGACTCGATATCGAAGTCCAAGTCGATCGCACGCCGGAGCTGATTCATTCGGCTCACTGCTGCCTGGCTTGCAGCGGCAGCGTTTCGCTGGAACTTTTGTACCACGAAAAGCCGACCGTCATTCACTACAAGATCAGCCCGTTCGCGCTCTGGGTGCAAAGCTTCTTCCGCAAGGTGCGCTACATCACCTTGGTAAACATCTTGTCGACCGACCAGCCGTTCTACGACGAAGAGTACTACACCTACGATCCCGACGCCCTCAACGCCGAACAGGTCCTCTTCCCCGAGTACCTGACGTGCGAAGATCGGACCGGCGACATGGCGACGCGCATCGCCAACTGGCTGCAAGACGATCCGGCCTACGCCGCCCGCGTGCAAGAGCTGCACAAGCTGCGAGAAAAAGTCGCCGGCGGCGGAGCTTCGGTTCGCGGCGCTGAGTACATCCTCAGCAAACTGGCCGGCGAAAGCGTCGTAGCGACCAAACGCGCCGCGTAA
- a CDS encoding glycosyltransferase family 2 protein yields the protein MPEISVIISQRNSGGALVEQMPALLDQLDALEKTFEIIVVDDASRPSTVETIENLCRQLPPLRAIRLERKVGLSGAIVAGIRVSEGEKLVFTSAGLEYPPNQIKELLEAQSRGDLVIGRRPANSSSRWLNRIVRSPRRMLLGMDVRDPGSQFWAARREALIHTPLPRGSYRYLAAFVAMRGYRVTEIPIQYDALAAPDEPLNDGWPSPLNLACAWWLCRRWQEPSYAELRRTENLLPELRVAFFDDMREPKRAG from the coding sequence ATGCCCGAAATTTCGGTCATCATTTCCCAACGTAACTCCGGCGGTGCGTTGGTGGAACAAATGCCGGCTCTGCTCGACCAGCTCGATGCGCTCGAAAAAACGTTCGAGATCATCGTGGTGGATGACGCTTCGCGCCCTTCGACCGTCGAGACCATCGAAAACCTCTGCCGTCAGCTGCCGCCGCTACGAGCGATTCGTCTGGAACGCAAAGTGGGCCTCTCAGGCGCCATCGTGGCCGGCATTCGCGTGTCGGAAGGAGAAAAGCTGGTCTTCACTTCGGCAGGCCTTGAGTATCCCCCCAACCAAATCAAAGAATTGTTGGAAGCCCAGTCGCGAGGAGACCTGGTGATCGGACGCCGTCCGGCCAACTCTTCCTCTCGCTGGCTCAATCGCATCGTGCGATCTCCCCGTCGCATGCTGCTGGGGATGGACGTTCGCGATCCTGGTTCGCAGTTTTGGGCAGCTCGCCGCGAGGCGCTGATCCATACGCCGCTCCCCCGCGGATCGTACCGTTACCTGGCCGCGTTTGTGGCGATGCGCGGTTATCGCGTGACTGAAATCCCCATCCAGTACGATGCGCTAGCGGCGCCGGACGAACCGCTTAACGACGGTTGGCCCTCGCCCCTTAACTTGGCGTGCGCCTGGTGGTTGTGCCGGCGCTGGCAAGAGCCGAGCTATGCGGAACTACGTCGCACCGAGAACCTTTTACCAGAACTACGGGTCGCTTTTTTTGACGACATGCGCGAACCGAAACGCGCAGGCTGA
- a CDS encoding formylmethanofuran dehydrogenase subunit A yields MSYVVIENGTLHDPTNDVDGEVTTLWLRDGKVVAAPTEPNPEISRRIDARGYVVMPGGVDLHCHIAGPKVNAGRKMTPDYRRDHRIPRTEHTRSATGGLVPSTFGTGYMFAGLGYTTAMDAAIPGLHARHAHEELADTPLIDKGFYLLFGNNHFVLDHVRAGRRAELDAYLGWALHAAKAYGMKIVNPGGVENWKQISRKSLQQLDEPVPHFGVTPRQVVRELAAAADRLRLPHAVHIHCNNLGMPGNYRTALHTMQSLEGARGHFAHVQFHSYGGDENDPTSFASSAPALIDYVNAHENITVDVGHVNPGRTLGMTGDAPFAQHLAEMTGNRWFAADCEQESSCGVIPMEFQPQKALVHAVQWAIGLEWYLRIEDPWRVCMSSDHPNGGAIYRYPEIIHLLMDADFRREAIAQMHDQLGGRSTLADLDREYTLQEIAIITRAAPARTLGLSQKGHLGVGADADVTIYSPQADIRTMFERPRYVIQAGRVICEEGQILADFTGRTVYAEPEFDSEFLPHIERWFNEHYTIRFRNYTIAAESLASASAIACG; encoded by the coding sequence GTGTCGTACGTCGTCATTGAAAACGGAACGCTGCACGACCCGACTAACGACGTTGACGGCGAAGTGACGACCCTCTGGCTGCGCGACGGCAAAGTAGTCGCCGCGCCGACCGAGCCGAACCCGGAAATCAGCCGCCGCATCGACGCACGCGGCTATGTCGTCATGCCCGGCGGCGTCGATCTTCACTGCCACATCGCCGGCCCCAAAGTGAACGCCGGGCGAAAGATGACGCCCGACTATCGTCGCGATCATCGCATCCCGCGGACCGAACATACGCGCTCGGCGACCGGCGGTCTGGTTCCCAGCACCTTCGGCACTGGCTATATGTTCGCCGGGCTCGGCTACACCACCGCGATGGACGCCGCAATTCCTGGGCTCCATGCGCGTCACGCTCACGAAGAGCTCGCCGATACGCCGCTGATCGACAAAGGCTTCTACCTGCTGTTCGGCAACAATCACTTTGTGCTCGATCATGTACGGGCAGGACGCCGGGCCGAGCTCGACGCCTATCTTGGCTGGGCGCTGCACGCCGCCAAAGCGTACGGGATGAAGATCGTGAATCCCGGCGGCGTCGAAAACTGGAAACAAATCAGCCGCAAGTCGCTCCAGCAACTGGATGAGCCGGTCCCGCACTTTGGCGTGACGCCGCGACAAGTGGTCCGCGAACTGGCTGCTGCGGCCGACCGCCTCCGACTTCCGCACGCAGTCCACATTCACTGCAATAACCTGGGGATGCCGGGCAACTATCGAACGGCCCTCCACACGATGCAGTCGCTCGAAGGCGCCCGGGGGCACTTCGCCCATGTGCAGTTCCACAGCTACGGCGGCGACGAAAACGATCCAACCAGCTTCGCCAGCAGCGCGCCGGCCCTGATCGATTACGTCAACGCGCATGAGAACATCACCGTCGACGTCGGCCACGTGAATCCTGGCCGGACGCTTGGCATGACCGGCGACGCTCCGTTCGCCCAGCACCTGGCCGAGATGACCGGCAACCGCTGGTTTGCGGCCGACTGCGAGCAAGAGAGCAGCTGCGGCGTGATTCCGATGGAGTTCCAGCCGCAAAAGGCGCTGGTCCACGCGGTCCAGTGGGCGATCGGGCTCGAATGGTATCTGCGGATCGAAGACCCGTGGCGCGTCTGCATGAGCAGCGACCACCCCAACGGCGGCGCAATCTACCGCTATCCGGAAATCATCCACCTACTGATGGACGCCGATTTCCGTCGCGAGGCGATCGCCCAGATGCACGACCAGCTCGGCGGTCGCTCGACGCTGGCCGATCTCGACCGCGAGTACACGCTGCAAGAGATCGCCATCATCACTCGCGCGGCGCCGGCTCGGACGCTGGGGCTATCGCAAAAGGGGCATCTGGGCGTTGGGGCGGACGCCGACGTGACGATCTACTCGCCGCAGGCCGACATCCGCACGATGTTCGAGCGTCCCCGCTATGTGATTCAGGCGGGGCGAGTAATCTGCGAAGAGGGGCAAATCTTGGCCGACTTCACAGGACGGACAGTTTACGCAGAGCCAGAATTCGATTCCGAATTTCTCCCCCATATTGAGCGCTGGTTCAACGAACATTACACGATTCGTTTCCGTAACTACACCATCGCCGCCGAGTCGCTTGCCTCCGCCTCGGCCATTGCTTGCGGCTAG
- the trpA gene encoding tryptophan synthase subunit alpha: MSSIDQVFADLRAANRKAFIPFVTAGDPSLDVTSAVLKELSKRGSSVCELGIPYSDPIADGPVIQASYTRALDRKIKLSQILEMAGKTTPEMTAPLVTMVSYAIILRHGPEQYVRDAKAAGVAGAIVPDLLVEESGDFAKICKANDFSLIQLVTPTTSRERALRIAETSTGFIYYVSVAGITGERTQLPADLLENVSWLRSQTKVPICIGFGISQPEHVRTLKKVADGVIVGSAIVRRMSEIGEKTEEQVIAEVGDYAETLIEALNE; the protein is encoded by the coding sequence ATGTCTTCGATCGACCAGGTATTCGCTGACCTTCGCGCCGCCAACCGCAAGGCGTTCATCCCCTTCGTCACCGCCGGCGATCCGTCGCTCGACGTCACTTCGGCCGTGCTGAAAGAACTCTCGAAGCGCGGCAGCAGCGTCTGCGAACTCGGCATTCCCTACAGCGATCCGATCGCTGACGGCCCGGTGATTCAAGCCTCGTATACGCGAGCTTTGGACCGCAAAATCAAGCTGAGCCAGATCCTGGAGATGGCCGGCAAGACGACGCCCGAGATGACCGCGCCGCTGGTGACGATGGTCAGCTACGCGATCATCCTGCGTCATGGCCCGGAACAATACGTCCGCGACGCGAAAGCGGCCGGAGTCGCCGGCGCTATCGTGCCGGACCTGCTGGTCGAAGAATCAGGCGACTTCGCCAAGATCTGCAAGGCGAACGACTTCAGCCTGATTCAACTGGTCACCCCAACCACGTCCCGCGAGCGAGCTCTCCGCATCGCCGAAACTTCGACCGGCTTCATCTACTACGTCTCGGTCGCCGGCATCACCGGCGAACGGACGCAGCTACCGGCCGACTTGCTCGAGAACGTCTCATGGCTCCGCAGCCAAACCAAGGTGCCGATCTGCATCGGATTCGGCATCAGCCAGCCGGAACATGTCCGCACGCTGAAGAAAGTGGCCGACGGCGTGATCGTCGGTTCGGCGATCGTCCGCCGCATGAGCGAAATCGGCGAGAAGACCGAAGAGCAAGTCATCGCCGAAGTGGGCGACTACGCCGAGACGCTGATCGAAGCCCTCAACGAGTAA
- the trpB gene encoding tryptophan synthase subunit beta yields MNPASESLGPASANVPDASGRYGAFGGRYVPETLTRALDELTVEYAKAKADPAFQAELDQLLQDFVGRPSPFYHAKRLSEKCGGAQIWLKREDVNHTGAHKINNTLGQALLTLRMGKKRVIAETGAGQHGVATATACAHFGIPCVVYMGEEDIRRQAPNVFSMKLLGAEVRPVTTGSRTLRDAINEAMRDWMSSVETTHYILGSVVGPHPFPQIVRDFQSVIGSEARVQSLARFGRLPDSVVACVGGGSNAAGMFYPFIEDKEVELVGVEAGGRSDLAGDHASPLTFGSPGVLHGSYSYVMQDEDGQTCDVHSISAGLDYPGVGPEHSYWKDTGRVRYTDCKDNDALDAFDALASCEGILPALESSHAIAAGMKVAASKPSDQIVVICLSGRGDKDAAEIARLKAERQ; encoded by the coding sequence ATGAACCCTGCTAGCGAATCTCTCGGCCCCGCCTCGGCGAATGTTCCGGACGCTTCCGGACGATATGGAGCTTTTGGCGGACGCTATGTGCCGGAGACGTTGACGCGAGCCTTGGACGAGTTGACGGTCGAATACGCCAAAGCGAAAGCGGACCCCGCTTTCCAGGCCGAACTCGATCAGCTGCTGCAAGACTTCGTCGGCCGCCCTTCCCCCTTCTATCACGCCAAGCGTCTGAGCGAAAAATGCGGCGGCGCCCAGATCTGGCTGAAGCGGGAAGATGTGAATCACACCGGCGCCCACAAGATCAACAACACGCTCGGCCAGGCGCTCCTCACCTTGCGAATGGGAAAGAAGCGAGTCATCGCCGAAACCGGCGCCGGTCAACATGGCGTCGCGACCGCGACCGCTTGTGCCCACTTCGGCATCCCCTGCGTCGTCTACATGGGGGAAGAGGACATTCGTCGCCAAGCGCCGAACGTCTTCAGCATGAAACTGCTCGGCGCCGAAGTTCGCCCCGTCACGACCGGCTCGCGTACGCTACGTGACGCGATCAACGAAGCGATGCGCGACTGGATGTCGTCGGTCGAAACGACGCACTACATTCTCGGCAGCGTCGTCGGCCCGCATCCCTTCCCGCAAATCGTTCGCGACTTCCAGTCGGTGATCGGCAGCGAAGCTCGCGTGCAATCGCTGGCCCGCTTCGGACGTCTGCCCGATTCGGTCGTCGCTTGCGTCGGCGGCGGCAGCAATGCGGCCGGGATGTTCTATCCGTTCATCGAAGATAAAGAAGTCGAACTGGTCGGCGTCGAAGCGGGCGGCCGCAGCGACCTGGCCGGCGATCACGCCTCGCCGCTGACCTTCGGCAGCCCCGGCGTACTGCATGGCAGCTACAGCTACGTCATGCAAGACGAAGATGGTCAGACCTGCGACGTCCATTCGATCTCGGCTGGTCTCGACTATCCCGGCGTCGGTCCGGAGCATAGCTACTGGAAAGATACCGGTCGCGTTCGCTACACCGACTGCAAAGACAATGACGCTCTCGACGCGTTTGACGCCCTCGCGAGCTGCGAAGGGATCTTGCCGGCGCTCGAATCTTCGCACGCGATCGCGGCGGGGATGAAAGTCGCCGCGTCGAAACCTTCAGATCAAATCGTGGTGATTTGCCTTTCGGGACGTGGCGACAAAGACGCCGCCGAAATCGCTCGCCTCAAAGCCGAACGCCAATAA
- the mutM gene encoding bifunctional DNA-formamidopyrimidine glycosylase/DNA-(apurinic or apyrimidinic site) lyase produces the protein MPELPEVETMRRGILSIVGAKVADVAKPPCARRPILLAPGIAAFRRRTVGRSITAIDRVGKRVIIVLEGGDRIVLEPRMTGLVLVADPPTREHLRWVMTLENSPVEKVWYWDRRGLGSVRLFSEQEFVAEFTESGKIGPDALSISWEELRDRLTKSRRAVKVALLDQKAVCGVGNLYAAELLHVAKVHPETPCDEISTAAWKKIHAAMVDVLQEAIKYEGSTLGDGTYRNALNQDGGYQNCHRVYGREGELCRTCGKKEVIRIVQAQRATFFCERCQKAKL, from the coding sequence ATGCCGGAACTCCCTGAAGTCGAAACGATGCGCCGCGGGATTCTCTCGATCGTCGGGGCGAAAGTGGCTGACGTCGCCAAACCGCCGTGCGCTCGACGCCCTATTTTACTGGCCCCGGGGATCGCCGCATTTCGGCGGAGAACGGTCGGCCGGTCGATTACGGCAATTGATCGGGTCGGCAAGAGGGTCATCATCGTTCTGGAGGGGGGAGATCGGATTGTGCTCGAACCGCGGATGACCGGCCTGGTGCTGGTCGCTGATCCCCCCACGCGCGAGCATCTGCGGTGGGTAATGACGCTCGAGAACTCTCCGGTGGAAAAGGTCTGGTACTGGGACCGCCGCGGACTTGGCTCGGTCCGCTTGTTTTCTGAGCAAGAGTTTGTCGCCGAGTTCACCGAAAGCGGCAAGATTGGCCCGGACGCGCTCTCCATCTCGTGGGAAGAACTGCGCGATCGACTGACGAAGAGCCGCCGCGCAGTGAAAGTGGCGCTGCTCGATCAGAAAGCGGTCTGCGGCGTCGGCAATCTGTACGCGGCGGAACTATTGCATGTGGCGAAGGTGCATCCGGAGACGCCGTGCGATGAGATCTCGACCGCCGCTTGGAAGAAGATCCACGCCGCGATGGTCGACGTACTTCAGGAGGCGATCAAGTACGAGGGATCGACCCTCGGCGACGGCACTTATCGCAACGCGCTGAACCAAGACGGCGGGTATCAGAATTGTCACCGCGTCTATGGTCGCGAAGGAGAGCTTTGCCGCACTTGTGGGAAGAAGGAAGTGATTCGCATCGTGCAGGCGCAACGAGCGACGTTTTTTTGCGAGCGGTGTCAGAAGGCGAAACTTTAA
- a CDS encoding DUF1559 family PulG-like putative transporter, whose protein sequence is MQLSTGSLALFLLLAVGTASLHAQDTIGVEYLPPQAALAAVVKPQAIHSSPLLQMVPWEVLTVKSNEFAGLAIQDIQSALLFATPPGPDGKPQVGAVVKLAKPVPLDSLFPPLREAGELVPNTMANSDRYLDGSRNLLFNVYPVDQQTYLLGTPNAIQAMLAQQRQPAESPMAQLLKSDMQEVEFQAFLDVRSIREMAQFLLSDPQFQNFPDLKNLPQQLSHAQLIGSLDREKGGVTLKLTARNEDKAKQLEMTVQGLFDTGTKAFGDLTRPNDPDSPEGQAIQQYTDRVIRTLLHAIQPTRSENQVVMTTVGKPETSPQMLLASGTAVLVPMIASAKATAYRSRSTNNLKQMMLALHNYYDTHQKMPSDSYDANGKPLLSWRVHILPYIEQAALYQQFHLDEPWDSEHNRKLINTIPVTYLSPGEDALAAEGRTRYERPLGEGLPASKKGDLTFADMTDGTSNTLAIIEVPSADAVIWTRPDDFEVDLAFPIKSLLPGDAKGMTAARYDGSVQYFVKKNLTDELLKALLTYAGGEVADYRD, encoded by the coding sequence ATGCAACTTTCAACTGGATCGCTTGCCCTTTTCCTGCTGCTTGCCGTCGGCACAGCATCGCTTCACGCCCAAGATACGATTGGCGTTGAATACCTCCCCCCGCAAGCCGCCTTGGCCGCGGTCGTTAAACCGCAGGCCATTCATAGCAGCCCGCTATTGCAGATGGTCCCCTGGGAAGTTCTCACCGTCAAATCGAATGAATTCGCTGGATTGGCGATTCAGGACATCCAGTCGGCGCTGCTGTTCGCGACCCCGCCGGGCCCCGACGGAAAGCCGCAAGTTGGGGCTGTGGTTAAACTCGCGAAGCCGGTCCCCCTCGACTCTCTCTTTCCGCCGCTGCGCGAAGCAGGCGAACTCGTCCCGAATACCATGGCCAATTCCGATCGGTACTTGGATGGATCAAGAAACTTGTTGTTCAACGTCTACCCTGTTGACCAGCAGACCTATTTGCTGGGAACGCCAAACGCCATCCAGGCCATGCTCGCTCAACAGCGGCAGCCAGCCGAATCGCCAATGGCCCAGTTATTGAAGAGCGATATGCAAGAGGTCGAATTTCAAGCGTTTCTCGACGTGCGGTCGATTCGCGAGATGGCGCAGTTTCTTCTGAGCGATCCCCAATTTCAGAACTTCCCCGATCTGAAAAACCTGCCTCAGCAGCTTTCACACGCACAATTGATCGGCAGTCTCGATCGAGAAAAAGGGGGCGTCACGTTGAAGCTGACCGCCCGCAACGAAGACAAAGCGAAGCAGTTGGAAATGACCGTTCAGGGGCTGTTTGATACCGGCACAAAAGCGTTCGGCGATTTGACTCGCCCCAACGACCCCGACAGCCCCGAGGGCCAGGCGATTCAGCAATATACCGATCGCGTCATTCGCACGCTGCTCCACGCCATCCAACCGACGCGTTCAGAGAATCAAGTCGTCATGACCACGGTCGGCAAGCCGGAGACCTCGCCGCAAATGCTGCTGGCGAGCGGAACGGCCGTTTTGGTGCCGATGATCGCATCCGCGAAAGCGACCGCTTATCGCTCTCGTTCCACCAACAACCTGAAGCAGATGATGCTGGCGCTTCATAACTATTACGACACCCATCAAAAAATGCCGAGCGATTCTTATGACGCCAACGGCAAGCCGCTCCTTTCATGGCGAGTTCATATCCTCCCGTACATCGAACAGGCCGCCCTGTACCAACAATTCCACCTCGATGAACCGTGGGATAGCGAGCACAACCGAAAGCTGATCAACACGATCCCCGTTACCTACCTCTCGCCAGGCGAAGACGCCTTGGCGGCGGAAGGGAGGACCCGCTACGAGCGTCCGCTGGGAGAAGGCTTGCCGGCCAGCAAGAAAGGGGATCTCACGTTTGCCGACATGACCGACGGCACGTCCAACACGCTAGCCATTATCGAAGTCCCTTCGGCCGATGCGGTAATCTGGACGCGACCGGACGACTTTGAAGTCGATCTCGCCTTCCCGATAAAGTCACTGTTGCCCGGCGACGCAAAAGGAATGACCGCCGCCCGCTACGACGGAAGCGTGCAGTACTTCGTCAAAAAGAACCTGACCGACGAGCTTCTTAAGGCCTTGCTAACCTATGCCGGCGGCGAAGTCGCCGACTATCGCGACTAG